A window from Musa acuminata AAA Group cultivar baxijiao chromosome BXJ3-10, Cavendish_Baxijiao_AAA, whole genome shotgun sequence encodes these proteins:
- the LOC135651407 gene encoding uncharacterized protein LOC135651407, translating into MNGFGDRPKMWSDNTTPSGTNDKEAAFKDLSSSMNALSFGFIATAILVSMFLVMAIFEHLLRSRASHPPSQTNAHGHLEMRQEQDQMPPKMIKNWQNVATSSTVDFSVLMPGQLYPTYLAQPAPLPCPREGIIWPSHDHHAFASP; encoded by the exons ATGAATGGCTTTGGAGATCGACCAAAGATGTGGAGTGACAACACAACTCCATCAGGAACAAATGACAAGGAGGCTGCTTTCAAGGACTTGAGCTCGTCCATGAATGCTCTCTCCTTTGGCTTCATTGCAACAGCAATCTTGGTATCCATGTTCCTCGTCATGGCGATCTTCGAGCATTTACTCAGATCAAGGGCCTCTCACCCACCATCTCAAACCAATGCTCATGGACACCTGGAGATGCGCCAAGAACAGGATCAGATGCCTCCAAAGATGATCAAGAACTGGCAAAAT GTGGCAACTTCAAGCACAGTTGACTTCTCAGTCTTGATGCCAGGGCAACTGTATCCAACATACCTTGCTCAACCGGCTCCTCTCCCATGCCCAAGAGAAGGGATCATTTGGCCTTCTCATGACCACCATGCCTTCGCTTCTCCCTAG